Proteins from one Terriglobus tenax genomic window:
- a CDS encoding DUF2306 domain-containing protein: MPEPTLLAPSTAGTRFKTILWISLGLTVVFVFITSELLLITDYPMYHAYRLQVIADRHLLIPHTLAGIFALLIGPINFSSRIRQRYLRLHRILGYVYVIAVFVGSFTGIALAAGRPGLPGTSMQAAAWMVCTAAAFITARNRQIIQHRQWMARSYAVTFTFVSSRVLNLWPRYWSHLGDVLSAVGVIAFTLASLLIVDLGLNWRELTNRRN; this comes from the coding sequence ATGCCAGAACCCACTCTACTAGCGCCCAGCACCGCCGGGACCAGATTCAAGACGATTCTCTGGATTTCGCTTGGTCTGACGGTAGTCTTTGTCTTCATCACTTCAGAACTGCTCCTCATCACCGACTATCCGATGTACCACGCTTATCGTCTCCAGGTGATCGCGGACCGTCATCTCCTCATCCCGCATACACTCGCCGGGATCTTCGCTCTTTTGATCGGCCCCATTAATTTTTCCTCGAGGATCCGTCAGCGTTATCTCCGGCTCCATCGCATCCTCGGCTATGTCTATGTCATCGCAGTGTTTGTTGGTTCCTTCACGGGGATCGCTCTCGCAGCTGGCCGGCCGGGGCTTCCAGGAACCTCCATGCAGGCCGCCGCATGGATGGTTTGCACTGCCGCTGCCTTCATCACCGCGCGCAACCGCCAAATCATCCAGCATCGCCAATGGATGGCGCGCTCGTATGCCGTCACTTTTACCTTTGTCTCCAGTCGTGTGCTCAACCTGTGGCCGCGTTACTGGAGCCACCTGGGTGACGTCTTATCCGCTGTCGGGGTGATCGCTTTCACGCTTGCCTCGCTGCTGATCGTGGACCTCGGGCTCAACTGGCGTGAACTCACGAATCGTCGTAATTAA
- a CDS encoding NAD(P)/FAD-dependent oxidoreductase produces the protein MQDEVLVLGGGVAGCAASIALARKGRSVTLIERELMPRHKVCGEFLSGEALEDLHALGIDVASLGAVPIEYVRLAAARRAAEAPLPFPAASLTRKALDTALIAAALAAGVRIKRGRGVQSLSRTSSNLWQATLDDGSTYEAATAFLATGKHDLRGHSRPKDPHQWVAFKMYYRLSAAQTADLEDASELTLYDGGYGGIQPVEDGITNFCCVVQRRYFARAGLRWERLLAKMQQDCPHLAMRLEGAEPLLDKPITVTHIPYGYLRRATEEGLYCIGDQAAVIPSFTGDGISIALHTARRAAAAYLGAEPAQVFQPKLRSAMLPQMRLAELAADGLNNAFARAVLPFCLRVWPGAMRVTARLTRVTQPGATAPQTVAG, from the coding sequence TTGCAAGACGAAGTTCTCGTTCTCGGTGGAGGAGTGGCAGGCTGTGCCGCTTCGATCGCGCTCGCTCGAAAAGGACGGAGTGTCACGCTAATCGAGCGGGAGCTTATGCCTCGCCATAAGGTCTGTGGAGAATTCCTAAGCGGTGAAGCGCTTGAAGACTTGCACGCACTTGGTATCGATGTGGCCTCTCTTGGCGCGGTACCCATTGAGTATGTTCGTCTTGCCGCAGCCAGGCGCGCCGCGGAGGCTCCGTTGCCGTTTCCCGCGGCCTCGCTCACGCGCAAGGCGCTCGATACAGCACTTATCGCCGCAGCCCTCGCCGCAGGGGTCCGCATTAAGCGTGGCCGCGGTGTACAGTCGCTCAGCCGCACGAGCTCCAACCTTTGGCAGGCTACGCTCGACGACGGCTCCACATACGAAGCGGCAACCGCCTTTCTCGCTACGGGCAAGCACGACTTGCGCGGCCATAGTCGCCCGAAAGATCCTCACCAATGGGTCGCCTTCAAGATGTATTACCGGCTGTCTGCCGCGCAGACAGCCGACCTGGAGGACGCGTCCGAGTTGACACTTTACGACGGAGGCTACGGTGGTATTCAACCGGTGGAGGACGGCATTACGAATTTCTGTTGTGTCGTGCAACGGCGGTATTTTGCACGTGCGGGGCTTCGCTGGGAACGCCTTCTTGCGAAGATGCAACAGGACTGTCCTCACCTCGCGATGCGGCTTGAGGGTGCGGAGCCGCTGCTTGATAAACCGATCACCGTCACTCATATCCCGTACGGTTACCTCCGACGCGCAACCGAGGAGGGGCTCTACTGTATCGGCGATCAGGCAGCCGTAATCCCATCGTTTACCGGTGATGGTATATCCATCGCCCTGCATACTGCCCGCCGTGCTGCTGCTGCCTATCTTGGTGCGGAACCGGCGCAGGTCTTTCAGCCGAAACTGCGCTCCGCAATGCTGCCGCAGATGCGCCTTGCCGAGCTCGCCGCCGACGGTTTGAACAACGCATTTGCACGCGCTGTGCTGCCATTCTGCCTCAGGGTCTGGCCCGGCGCGATGCGCGTAACGGCCAGACTCACACGTGTCACGCAACCCGGGGCTACCGCTCCTCAGACAGTCGCCGGCTGA
- a CDS encoding YceI family protein: MRCFAVLALAVLLGPAALAQHQTFTVNPDASEVKIKLNTTHEVVEGMFHLQSGSIEFDRSNPKMSGVVAVLAGSGKTGNDSRDKKMNRDILKVSQYKIVSFMPNNYTGTIATSGDSTIQVSGVFALLGNPHDLTIPMQVHMDGSKATVKAHFVIPYVQWGLKNPSFLFWKAENDVAIDLNLVGQISN, from the coding sequence ATGAGATGCTTCGCAGTCTTAGCCCTCGCTGTCCTACTCGGCCCAGCCGCACTCGCCCAGCATCAGACCTTCACAGTCAACCCTGATGCCAGCGAGGTCAAAATAAAGCTCAACACGACCCATGAGGTTGTCGAAGGCATGTTTCACCTTCAATCCGGATCGATTGAGTTTGACCGCAGCAATCCTAAGATGTCGGGTGTGGTGGCCGTACTGGCCGGCAGCGGAAAGACGGGTAACGACAGCCGCGATAAGAAGATGAACAGGGATATTCTCAAAGTGAGCCAGTACAAGATTGTCTCTTTCATGCCCAACAACTACACCGGGACAATCGCCACCTCTGGCGACTCAACCATTCAGGTAAGCGGTGTGTTCGCCCTGCTCGGCAATCCTCACGATCTGACGATTCCTATGCAGGTCCACATGGATGGATCGAAGGCAACGGTGAAGGCGCATTTCGTTATTCCTTATGTACAGTGGGGTCTCAAGAATCCGAGCTTCCTGTTCTGGAAAGCCGAGAATGACGTCGCGATCGATCTTAATCTTGTTGGCCAGATTTCTAACTAG
- a CDS encoding TIGR03435 family protein has protein sequence MKIFPLPAVLLIAHPCILLAQTASPAKYQAAGSPEAPLIVDVHASPYRASINYTVNISKRRFDMHNATIVNMIDFVYGREDDDGRENEAVSGGPTWIDLDRFDVVAVIPADRPALPGAGPDNNVRYGANAYDKMRLVMRRVLTERFRLKYHTADRVLPGYVATVAKEGSKLVEAKDAAAPSDCRRAQEKTDTEQTVITCTSETMEHFLQSFGGVFPHPIINRTGLTKPYNFTLKLSSQEMQTRAGYIHALTDAFRKQLGIVIALGGAPQPAIVIDRVEQPTANPAQIETQIGALPDLEFEVASVRPVSDQEPQSQSQIRHVGSQIDFINMTMQELLTQAWSLPTGAMLGNVPPWLGRARYTIRAKLPQELDARAAFQDQDTLASMLQKLLVDRFQIKYHWGEQEQDGWELASDNPKMKKANPGSRSFCKYGPPEGEKDIRTVDSAFNAQFHCQNVTMGQFADLLQPMARSEIKNRVSDVTGLTGSYDFSLYYTTGRKMRVDAAAAQAAAKQNASLPDPVTGLSVEDAFRRELGLRLKKRRGTYPALILDHIEQVPTEN, from the coding sequence ATGAAGATCTTTCCCCTTCCCGCGGTTCTTCTTATTGCTCACCCTTGCATCCTTCTCGCACAGACAGCATCTCCTGCAAAATATCAGGCTGCTGGATCTCCAGAAGCACCTCTCATCGTTGATGTACATGCGTCGCCGTATCGTGCTTCGATCAATTACACGGTGAATATAAGCAAGCGACGCTTCGATATGCACAATGCAACGATCGTGAATATGATCGACTTCGTGTATGGCCGTGAGGATGATGATGGCCGTGAGAATGAAGCCGTCTCGGGCGGTCCTACCTGGATCGACCTCGATCGCTTTGATGTGGTTGCGGTGATCCCCGCAGACAGGCCGGCTTTGCCAGGGGCAGGCCCGGATAACAATGTCCGCTACGGAGCAAATGCTTACGACAAAATGAGGCTTGTCATGAGGCGCGTGCTCACGGAGCGCTTTCGTCTGAAATACCACACGGCGGACCGCGTGCTGCCGGGCTACGTTGCAACCGTAGCGAAGGAGGGCTCGAAGCTGGTTGAGGCGAAGGACGCGGCTGCTCCGAGTGATTGCCGCCGCGCCCAGGAGAAGACTGATACGGAGCAAACCGTTATCACTTGTACCTCTGAGACGATGGAACATTTTCTTCAATCGTTTGGAGGCGTATTTCCTCATCCCATCATCAATCGCACAGGGCTTACGAAGCCCTATAACTTTACTTTGAAGCTTTCCTCGCAAGAGATGCAGACTCGGGCGGGATACATCCATGCCCTGACAGATGCATTCAGAAAGCAACTTGGCATCGTCATCGCACTTGGTGGAGCGCCGCAACCTGCAATCGTCATTGATAGGGTAGAACAGCCGACGGCGAACCCTGCGCAGATTGAGACGCAGATCGGCGCTCTTCCGGATCTTGAGTTTGAGGTTGCGAGTGTTCGGCCTGTCTCAGATCAGGAGCCGCAATCGCAGTCGCAGATCCGCCATGTCGGCTCACAGATCGACTTTATCAATATGACCATGCAGGAACTGCTGACGCAGGCATGGTCGTTGCCCACGGGAGCGATGCTGGGCAACGTTCCGCCATGGCTTGGCCGGGCGCGATATACCATTCGCGCGAAGCTTCCGCAGGAACTGGATGCCCGTGCAGCATTTCAGGACCAGGACACACTGGCCAGCATGCTGCAGAAACTTCTGGTCGACCGCTTTCAGATCAAGTACCACTGGGGCGAGCAGGAGCAGGATGGCTGGGAACTGGCATCGGATAACCCGAAGATGAAGAAGGCCAACCCTGGCTCGCGAAGCTTTTGTAAATACGGGCCGCCGGAAGGCGAAAAAGATATCCGTACGGTCGACTCGGCGTTCAACGCGCAGTTTCATTGTCAGAATGTGACGATGGGGCAGTTTGCCGACCTATTGCAGCCCATGGCACGGTCTGAGATCAAGAACCGCGTATCGGACGTGACTGGATTGACGGGATCCTACGATTTCTCCCTTTATTACACAACAGGGCGCAAGATGAGAGTAGATGCTGCTGCTGCCCAGGCAGCGGCGAAGCAAAACGCCTCGTTGCCTGATCCAGTTACTGGCCTAAGCGTGGAGGATGCTTTTCGCCGGGAACTCGGGCTCAGGCTGAAGAAGCGCCGGGGAACCTACCCCGCTCTCATCCTGGACCACATTGAACAGGTCCCCACTGAGAATTAG